The following are from one region of the Methyloversatilis discipulorum genome:
- a CDS encoding membrane integrity-associated transporter subunit PqiC: MIRLCLIPVAAVIAVLLAGCGSSPAVRHYTLTTGEAPVAAGAASPSVVVGPISLPEGVDRLQIVQRVAGSRAEPAQGHRWAGSLKAELARRLATSIARERGLTRVVAAPQNSVARPDLTVPVDVLRFDADGFSSVTLEAVWAVRRDGADIGSGRFSRSEPVSAQTYEALVEAHGRLADALAADIAAAIR, translated from the coding sequence GTGATCCGTCTTTGTCTGATTCCGGTCGCCGCCGTCATCGCCGTGTTGCTTGCCGGCTGCGGCAGTTCGCCCGCCGTACGCCACTACACGCTCACCACCGGCGAGGCGCCGGTCGCTGCCGGCGCGGCGTCACCGAGCGTCGTCGTCGGTCCGATCAGCCTGCCGGAAGGGGTGGACCGCCTGCAGATCGTGCAGCGCGTCGCCGGTTCGCGCGCCGAGCCGGCACAGGGTCACCGCTGGGCGGGGTCACTGAAAGCCGAGCTGGCTCGCCGGCTCGCCACCTCGATCGCCCGCGAGCGCGGACTGACGCGCGTGGTGGCTGCCCCGCAGAACAGCGTCGCCCGGCCCGATCTGACGGTGCCGGTCGATGTGCTGCGCTTCGATGCCGACGGCTTTTCGTCGGTCACGCTGGAAGCCGTGTGGGCCGTCCGCCGCGACGGCGCCGACATCGGCAGCGGCCGTTTCAGCCGCAGCGAGCCGGTGAGCGCGCAGACCTACGAAGCGCTGGTCGAGGCGCACGGCCGGCTGGCCGATGCGCTGGCCGCCGACATCGCAGCCGCGATCCGCTGA